In one Drosophila pseudoobscura strain MV-25-SWS-2005 chromosome X, UCI_Dpse_MV25, whole genome shotgun sequence genomic region, the following are encoded:
- the Pc gene encoding polycomb group protein Pc isoform X1: MTGRGKGAKGKVVRENVQDDMDDFLVYAAEKIIQKRTRKGTVEYRVKWKGWNQRYNTWEPEVNILDRRLIDIYEQSNKSSGTPSKRGLKKKEKEPDPEPESEEDEYTFTGDDVDTPQATTSSAVHESDKKDKEKKHHHHHHHHHIKSERSSSRRSESPLTHHHHHHHESKRQRMDHSSSSNSSSTHNSFVPEADTNSSSSEDQPLIGTKRKAEVLKESGKIGVTIKTSPDGPTPKHPPQIQSHDQQAQKTTTDSSASLKSEHQSTPLGTEVASTPAESGAEEEEVEESGAQPDNNNIPKLSNTLSLSQKQPLTPLSPRALPPRFWLPAKCNISNRVVITDVTVNLETVTIRECKTERGFFRERDMKGDSSPVA; the protein is encoded by the exons ATGACTGGCCGCGGAAAGGGAGCCAAGGGAAAAGTGGTGCGCGAAAATGTCCAGGATGATATGGACGATTTTCTCGTCTACGCTGCTGAGAAAATTATCCAAAAGCGCACTAGAAAG gGGACTGTTGAGTACCGTGTGAAATGGAAGGGCTGGAACCAGCGCTATAACACCTGGGAGCCGGAGGTGAACATTCTAGACCGTCGCCTTATCGACATCTACGAGCAAAGCAACAAATCGTCTGGGACGCCATCAAAGCGCGGGCTCaagaagaaggaaaaggagcccgatccagagccagagtctgAGGAGGATGAGTACACATTCACCGGTGATGATGTGGACACACCCCAGGCTACCACATCGAGTGCTGTCCACGAGTCGGACAAGAAGGACAAGGAAAAGAagcaccatcaccaccatcatcaccatcacaTCAAGTCCGAGCGAAGCAGCAGTCGACGCTCCGAATCGCCGCTgacacaccaccaccaccatcatcatgaGTCCAAGCGCCAGCGCATGGATCATAGTTCCTCCTCGAACAGCAGTTCCACGCACAACTCGTTCGTGCCCGAGGCAGATACTAATTCATCGAGCTCGGAGGATCAGCCCCTGATTGGAACTAAGCGCAAGGCAGAGGTGCTCAAGGAATCTGGCAAAATAGGCGTAACCATCAAGACCTCTCCGGATGGACCCACACCAAAACATCCGCCACAAATCCAGTCACACGACCAGCAGGCGCAGAAAACGACGACCGATTCTTCTGCGTCCCTAAAGTCTGAACACCAGAGCACACCGCTGGGCACTGAGGTGGCATCAACGCCAGCCGAATCGGgcgcagaggaggaggaagtggaGGAATCTGGTGCGCAGCCGGATAACAACAATATACCAAAACTGAGCAACACTCTGAGCCTATCCCAAAAGCAGCCCCTGACTCCATTGTCGCCACGGGCTTTACCTCCGCGCTTCTGGCTGCCGGCCAAGTGCAACATATCCAACCGGGTGGTCATCACTGATGTCACAGTCAACCTGGAGACGGTCACCATACGCGAGTGCAAAACGGAACGGGGATTTTTTCGGGAGCGCGATATGAAGGGTGACTCTTCGCCAGTGGCTTGA
- the Pc gene encoding polycomb group protein Pc isoform X2, whose product MCLCVSVCNCGTVEYRVKWKGWNQRYNTWEPEVNILDRRLIDIYEQSNKSSGTPSKRGLKKKEKEPDPEPESEEDEYTFTGDDVDTPQATTSSAVHESDKKDKEKKHHHHHHHHHIKSERSSSRRSESPLTHHHHHHHESKRQRMDHSSSSNSSSTHNSFVPEADTNSSSSEDQPLIGTKRKAEVLKESGKIGVTIKTSPDGPTPKHPPQIQSHDQQAQKTTTDSSASLKSEHQSTPLGTEVASTPAESGAEEEEVEESGAQPDNNNIPKLSNTLSLSQKQPLTPLSPRALPPRFWLPAKCNISNRVVITDVTVNLETVTIRECKTERGFFRERDMKGDSSPVA is encoded by the exons ATGTGtttgtgcgtgagtgtgtgcaactgt gGGACTGTTGAGTACCGTGTGAAATGGAAGGGCTGGAACCAGCGCTATAACACCTGGGAGCCGGAGGTGAACATTCTAGACCGTCGCCTTATCGACATCTACGAGCAAAGCAACAAATCGTCTGGGACGCCATCAAAGCGCGGGCTCaagaagaaggaaaaggagcccgatccagagccagagtctgAGGAGGATGAGTACACATTCACCGGTGATGATGTGGACACACCCCAGGCTACCACATCGAGTGCTGTCCACGAGTCGGACAAGAAGGACAAGGAAAAGAagcaccatcaccaccatcatcaccatcacaTCAAGTCCGAGCGAAGCAGCAGTCGACGCTCCGAATCGCCGCTgacacaccaccaccaccatcatcatgaGTCCAAGCGCCAGCGCATGGATCATAGTTCCTCCTCGAACAGCAGTTCCACGCACAACTCGTTCGTGCCCGAGGCAGATACTAATTCATCGAGCTCGGAGGATCAGCCCCTGATTGGAACTAAGCGCAAGGCAGAGGTGCTCAAGGAATCTGGCAAAATAGGCGTAACCATCAAGACCTCTCCGGATGGACCCACACCAAAACATCCGCCACAAATCCAGTCACACGACCAGCAGGCGCAGAAAACGACGACCGATTCTTCTGCGTCCCTAAAGTCTGAACACCAGAGCACACCGCTGGGCACTGAGGTGGCATCAACGCCAGCCGAATCGGgcgcagaggaggaggaagtggaGGAATCTGGTGCGCAGCCGGATAACAACAATATACCAAAACTGAGCAACACTCTGAGCCTATCCCAAAAGCAGCCCCTGACTCCATTGTCGCCACGGGCTTTACCTCCGCGCTTCTGGCTGCCGGCCAAGTGCAACATATCCAACCGGGTGGTCATCACTGATGTCACAGTCAACCTGGAGACGGTCACCATACGCGAGTGCAAAACGGAACGGGGATTTTTTCGGGAGCGCGATATGAAGGGTGACTCTTCGCCAGTGGCTTGA